In Hevea brasiliensis isolate MT/VB/25A 57/8 chromosome 13, ASM3005281v1, whole genome shotgun sequence, a single genomic region encodes these proteins:
- the LOC131172146 gene encoding exopolygalacturonase-like, producing MGSKIHVYVISLVLFFFDASGAQSNIFDVRKYGARADARSDTSQALSSAWKEACTAVGSSKIMIPKGTYLVGVVDLKGPCKGAMHFEVQGTFIAPTSPNAHNKASWITFAYIDRLTISGGGTFDGRGEIAWKQNNCGQNPKCKSLPISLRFDFVTNSIVRDVTSLDSKNFHVNVMGSENVTFQHFTVIAPGHSINTDGIHIGRSKRINIIDSDIITGDDCISIGDGSQQIRITKVRCGQGHGISVGSLGKYEKEDPVVGVFVRNCTVYDTDNGVRIKTWPALHGGIASDMHFEDIIMKNVSNPILIDQVYCPWNQCNPKIPSKVKINNVSFKNIQGSSTTPIAIRLNCSSSVPCEKVELANINLEYIGADGPIKSLCANVKPRLIGQSIPPGS from the exons ATGGGTTCAAAGATACATGTATACGTAATATCTTTGGTGTTATTCTTTTTCGATGCGAGTGGAGCTCAGTCCAATATTTTTGATGTGAGAAAATATGGTGCCAGAGCGGACGCGAGGTCAGATACTAG tcaggcTCTATCGAGTGCATGGAAAGAGGCGTGCACAGCAGTGGGTTCTAGCAAAATTATGATACCAAAAGGGACATATTTAGTAGGCGTAGTGGATTTAAAAGGACCATGCAAGGGTGCCATGCATTTTGAAGTTCAAGGAACCTTTATAGCGCCAACAAGCCCTAACGCGCACAATAAGGCTAGTTGGATTACCTTTGCCTACATCGATCGATTAACAATATCCGGCGGTGGGACATTCGATGGACGAGGAGAAATTGCTTGGAAGCAAAATAACTGTGGCCAAAACCCAAAATGCAAGTCACTTCCAATT aGTTTAAGGTTCGATTTCGTCACCAATAGCATAGTTCGAGACGTAACTTCCCTGGACAGCAAGAATTTCCATGTCAATGTTATGGGGAGCGAAAACGTTACCTTCCAGCACTTTACAGTCATTGCACCGGGACATAGCATCAACACAGATGGAATTCACATTGGACGATCAAAGAGGATCAATATCATTGATTCAGACATTATCACCGGTGATGATTGCATCTCAATTGGAGATGGGAGCCAACAAATACGAATCACGAAAGTAAGATGCGGGCAGGGCCATGGCATTAGTGTAGGAAGTTTAGGGAAGTACGAGAAGGAAGACCCTGTGGTTGGAGTTTTTGTAAGGAATTGCACAGTCTACGACACCGATAATGGTGTGAGAATTAAGACTTGGCCTGCATTACATGGTGGCATTGCATCTGATATGCATTTCGAAGACATTATCATGAAAAATGTCAGCAATCCTATCCTCATTGATCAAGTGTATTGCCCATGGAATCAATGCAATCCAAAG ATTCCATCCAAGGTGAAGATCAACAACGTTAGCTTCAAGAATATTCAGGGCTCTTCAACAACTCCCATAGCCATTCGACTTAACTGTAGTAGCAGCGTCCCATGCGAGAAGGTTGAGCTTGCTAACATTAACCTCGAGTACATTGGAGCCGACGGACCTATAAAATCCCTATGCGCAAATGTTAAACCTAGACTTATAGGACAATCAATTCCACCTGGAAGTTAA